From a region of the Babylonia areolata isolate BAREFJ2019XMU chromosome 25, ASM4173473v1, whole genome shotgun sequence genome:
- the LOC143299568 gene encoding carbohydrate sulfotransferase 15-like, whose protein sequence is MRKGLSSRRTSLWCLTVLLLILTFTFISCFMFRLGKGYLPMPQRWKNLWGGVFPATSSAVTWSDLQEVWPWYQGSACSGRGEEVVGDQPFFPPCAPHLPQGVATWGSFPYVEPPPRYLPNSKNPCWRHEGRVLCVPYFFLIGVSKSGTTDLFSRLAFHPEVIRNRKETHFFDRRRYDRNMLFPKYVNWFRGTARRVQEDIRKQGHSRVICGDASPSYFYDNYFWKLYSGNENCTEPRVILAHHLFHLNPRLKIVMIIRHPVDRLYSRYLFDFGKLGRNYPPSPEEFHDFVVQCLHHYKLCFQRWSIRHCLYNRTLWESLPNENVYPVLMEDWLRVVPRDQFLFIRYEDYRQDMGRELRKVFHFLGLDPLSDKQLWKTTSAKIRNQGKWKRWPMLPETRQILQEFYQPFIRRFAAILNDRRFMWED, encoded by the exons ATGCGGAAGGGACTCTCGTCTCGTCGAACGTCACTCTGGTGCTTGACAGTCCTACTGCTGATtctgaccttcaccttcatcagTTGTTTTATGTTCAGGCTGGGAAAGGGTTATCTGCCCATGCCACAGAGATGGAAAAACTTGTGGGGAGGAGTTTTCCCCGCCACGTCGAG tgCCGTCACGTGGTCTGACCTGCAGGAGGTGTGGCCGTGGTACCAGGGCAGTGCCTGCAGCggacggggggaggaggtggttggggaccagcccttcttccccccctgtgccccccaccttccccaaggAGTGGCCACCTGGGGTAGCTTCCCCTATGTG GAGCCGCCCCCCAGGTACCTCCCGAACAGCAAGAACCCCTGCTGGCGTCACGAAGGCCGCGTGCTGTGCGTGCCCTACTTCTTCCTGATCGGGGTCAGCAAGAGCGGGACCACTGACCTCTTCTCGCGCCTGGCTTTTCACCCGGAAGTGATTCGCAACCGGAAAGAGACCCACTTCTTTGACCGCCGTCGCTATGATC GGAACATGTTGTTTCCTAAGTACGTCAACTGGTTCCGCGGGACTGCACGCAGAGTACAAGAAGACATCAGAAAGCAGGGGCATAGCCGTGTCATTTGTG GAGATGCCAGTCCCAGCTATTTCTACGACAACTACTTCTGGAAGCTGTACTCGGGCAATGAGAACTGTACGGAGCCCCGGGTGATTTTGGCCCATCACCTCTTCCATCTCAATCCCCGTCTCAAGATTGTCATGATCATCCGGCATCCCGTTGACAG GCTCTACTCGAGGTACTTGTTTGACTTTGGGAAACTGGGGAGAAACTACCCACCCTCTCCCGAGGAGTTCCACGACTTTGTGGTACAGTGTCTTCATCACTACAAACTCTGCTTCCAGCGTTGGTCGATACGGCACTGTCTCTACAATAGGACTTTGTGGGAGTCTCTGCCTAAT GAGAACGTGTATCCCGTGCTGATGGAGGATTGGCTGAGGGTGGTACCACGTGACCAGTTCCTCTTCATCCGCTATGAGGACTACAGGCAGGACATGGGCAGAGAACTCCGCAAGGTCTTCCACTTCCTTGGACTGG ATCCCCTCTCAGACAAGCAGTTGTGGAAGACCACATCTGCGAAAATCAGGAACCAGGGCAAGTGGAAGAGATGGCCAATGCTGCCAGAGACGAGACAAATCCTACAGGAGTTTTACCAGCCCTTTATTCGACGTTTTGCTGCAATACTCAACGACAGGAGATTTATGTGGGAAGATTAA